The nucleotide window GCCTCGGGCAGGATGAACTTGGGCACGAAGGTGGCCATCGCCACGCCGCCGTTGGCCGGCAGGGCCGCGAGCACGTCGTCGGGGACGTTGCGGACGTGGTCGCAGACCGCGCGGGCGGAGGAGTGCGAGAAGATCACCGGCGCCTCGCTGACCCGCAGCGCGTCCCGCATGGTGTCGGCGGAGACGTGGCTGAGGTCGACGAGCATGCCCAGCCGGTTCATCTCGCGGACGACCTCCTCGCCGAACCGGGTCAGTCCGCCGGCCGCGGGCTCGTCGGTGGCCGAGTCGGCCCACGGGACGTTGTCGTTGTGGGTGAGGGTCAGATAGCGCACCCCGAGCGCGTACAGCGCCCGCAGGGTGGCCAGCGAGCAGTTGATGGAGTGGCCGCCCTCGGCGCCCATCAGGGAGGCGATCCGGCCCTCGGCGCGGGCGGCCTCCACCTCGTCGGCGGTGAACGCCGGCCGCAGGTCGGCCGGGTGGCGCTCGGCGAGCCGCAGCACGCAGTCGATCTGCTCCAGGGTGGCGCTGACCGCGTCGTCGCCGGCCAGGTCGGAGCGGACGTAGACGGACCAGAACTGGGCGCCCACGCCGCCGGCCCGCAGCCGGGGCAGGTCGGTGTGGAGCACCCCGGTGCGGTCGGCGGCGATGTCGAGCCGGTCGAGGTCGTAGCGGACCTGTTCGCGCAGCGCCCACGGCAGGTCGTTGTGGCCGTCGACCACCGGGTGGGCGGCGAGGAGTTCGCGGGCGCGGGCCGTCAGGTCGCCGCTCACTTGGCGAACCCGAAGTTCTTGCCGCCCTCCACCTTGGTGCGCAGCCGCCGGCCCTTCTCGGTGGCCTGGTGGTTGAGGTCCTCCTGGAAGTGGCCCATGCGCTCGGCGAGTTCGGGGTCGAACGCGGCGAGCATGCGGACCGCGAGGAGCCCGGCGTTGCGGGCGCCGCCGACCGAGACGGTGGCCACCGGGACGCCGGCCGGCATCTGCACGATGGACAGCAGCGAGTCCATGCCGTCGAGGTACTTCAGCGGCACCGGCACCCCGATGACCGGCAGGGTGGTGACCGAGGCGAGCATCCCCGGCAGGTGGGCGGCGCCGCCGGCCCCGGCGATGATCGCCTTGAGCCCGCGGCCGGCCGCCTGCTCCCCGTAGGCGATCATCTCGCGCGGCATGCGGTGCGCGGAGACCACGTCCACCTCGTAGGACACCTCGAACTCGTCGAGCGCCTGGGCGGCGGCCTCCATCACGGGCCAGTCGGAGTCGGACCCCATGACGACGCCGACGGCGGGCGCCTCGGCCGTGCGGGCGCCGGAGCTGGGTGCGGGCGGGACGTTGCTCACTCTTGGATCGTTCCTCGCAGGTAGTCGGCGGCGTGCCGGGCGCGTTCGCGGACGTCGGCCAGGTCGTCGCCCCAGGTGTTGACGTGCCCGACCTTACGGCCTGGCTTGACGTCCTTGCCGTACATGTGGATCTTCAGCCCCGGGTCGCGTGCCATGCAGTGCAGATAGGCGAAGTACATGTCGGGGAAGTCGCCGCCGAGGACGTTGCACATCACGGTCCAGCGGGCACGCGGGCGCGGGTCGCCGAGCGGCAGGTCGAGCACGGCGCGCAGGTGGTTGGCGAACTGCGAGGTGACCGCGCCGTCCTGGGTCCAGTGGCCGCTGTTGTGCGGGCGCATGGCGAGTTCGTTGACGAGGATCCGGCCGTCGCGGGTCTCGAACAGCTCGACCGCGAGGTGGCCGACGACGCCGAGGTCCTTGGCGATGGTGAGCGCGAGTCGCTGGGCGGCGGCGGACAGTTCGCCGGACAGTCCGGGGGCGGGGGCGATCACGGTGTCGCAGACGCCGTCGACCTGGACGGACTCGACCACCGGGTAGGCGACCGCCTGGCCGTGCGGGGAGCGCACGACGTTGGCGGCGAGTTCGCGGGCGAAGTCGACCTTCTCCTCGGCGAGCACCGGGACGCCGGCCTTGAACGGCTCGGCGGCCTCGGTGACGTCCCGGACGACCCATACGCCCTTGCCGTCGTAGCCGCCACGGACGGTCTTGAGGACGACGGGGAAGCCGTCGGTGCCCTCGGCGGCCCCTTCGGCGGCGAAGGCGGCGACGTCGGCCGGGTCGGCGACGATGCGGTTGCGCGGGCAGGGCACCCCGATCGCGGCGAGCCGGGCCCGCATCAGCCCCTTGTCCTGGGCGTGCATCAGGGCGTCGGGGCCGGGGCGTACGGTGACGCCCTCGGCCTGAAGGGCCCGCAGGTGTTCGGTGGGTACGTGCTCGTGGTCGAAGGTGAGCACGTCGCAACCGCGGGCGAAGGCGCGCAGGGTGTCGAGGTCGCGGTAGTCGCCGACCACCACGTCGTTGACCACCTGGGCCGCCGAGTCCTGCGGGGTGTCGCTGAGGAGCCTGAACCTGATGCCGAGGGGGATGCCCGCCTCGTGCGTCATACGCGCGAGCTGGCCGCCCCCCACCATGCCGACTACGGGGAATGTCACCCGTCCAGGGTATCGGCCGTTGCCCGGTTCCATGACGTGGGCCTCGTAGGAACGCACCAAGAGCCGCTCCGGGGGCGCCTCCGGCCTCGGCGGATCGCACAGAACGCGACGGACGGAGCGGCCAGTGTGCGACACGCCCGAGCGCGTGGGGACGTCACGAGAATGTAAGACGAATTTCAGCCTGCGCACCGAACCCCATCGCCACCTGGATCGTCTACGCTCACGCGGGTGCGCCGTACCCGGCCTCCCGCACCCTCAACTGGCTCGAAACAAGCGGGTTTCATACCCTTGCCGAAGCCGCGTTACACCACTCGACAGGCGCTCGTTCATTTCCGGTGGTTAGCATGAGGGCCGGGGGAACAGCCGAACAGCCCAGAAGACCGGCCACCTACAGACAGGGTCCAGCGATCATTATGAGTCGACTGAGCGCGTTGAACGCCCGACTGAGGTTCCTCTACCGCGAGATCGCCAAGTTCGGCATCGTCGGGATCGCCGGCATCGGCGTCAACCTGGTCGTGTTCAACCTGCTGCGCAACGTCACCAACCTGCAGACGGTCCGCTCCAGTGTCGTCGCCACCGCCGTCGCCATCGCCTTCAACTACGTGGGCTTCCGGTACTTCACCTACCGCGACCGGGACCGTGGCGGGCGCGGCAAGGAGATGGGCCTGTTCACGTTCTTCAGCGTGATCGGCCTGGTCATCGAGAACGGCATCCTGTACGGCGCGACCTACGGCATGGGCTGGGACGGCCCGCTGGCCAACAACTTCTTCAAGTTCGCCGGCATCGGCGTGGCCACGCTCTTCCGGTTCTGGTCCTACCGCACCTGGGTCTTCCGCTCGCTGCCGGCGCAGGCCGTGGAGCAGGCCGAGGCGATCCTCAGCGACGCCGAGCGGCAGCAGCGGGTCAACATCGCCCGCAGCGCCGAATAACCCGATCGGGCGACCCCGCACCGGGCCGCCCCCGCACCGTCCTTCCGGGCCCCCGCAGCGGGGCCCGTGGCGTTCGCGGGCGGAAGACCGGGCCTGGCGGCGTCACCGTATCGGCGACGGCCCCTGGTCGTCCTCCGCGGGGCGTGTGGCGGCCCCCGGGGCGCCCTCCCGGGCCAGGAAGAGCGCGAAGACCGGCGGACGCCCCTGGAGCAGCTCCAGCCGCCCTCCGTCGGCCTCGGCGAGGTCACGGGCGACGGCGAGCCCGAGGCCGGTGGAGTTGCGGCCGGACACGGTGCGCTCGAAGACCCGGGAGCCCAGGTCGGCGGGGACGCCCTGGCCCTCGTCGGTGACCTCGACGACGACCTGGTTGCCGGTGACCCGGGTGTGGATGCCGACCGCGCCGGCGCCGTGCATCAGGGCGTTCTCGATCAAGGTGGCCAGCACCTGGGCGACCGCGCCGGGGGTGCCCACCGCGCGCAGCCCGGGGGTGCCGGAGCGGGAGATGCCGCGGCCCTCACCCCGGTAGGCCGGACGCCACTCCTCCAGCTGCTGCTTGATCACCTCGTCGAGGTCGAAGGCGACCGCCGAGCCGGTGCGCGGGTCGCGGGAGTTGGTCAGCAGCCGCTGCACCACGTCGGTGAGGCGCTCGACCTGGCCGAGGGCTATCGTCGCCTCCTCCTTGACCGTGTCGTGGTCGTCGGTGGCGATGATCTCCTCCAGCCGCATGGAGAGTGCGGTCAGCGGGGTGCGCAGCTGGTGGGAGGCGTCCGCGGCGAGCCGCCGTTCCGCGGTGAGCATCCGGGCGATCCGTTCGGCGCTGGCGTCGAGGACGTCGGCGACCCGGTCCAGCTCCGGCACCCCGTACCGCTTGTGGCGCGGGCGGGGGTCGCCGGAGCCGAGGCGTTCGGCGGTCTCGGCGAGGTCGGTCAGCGGGGCCACCAGCCGCCGGGCCTGGCCGATGGCGAGGACCACGGCGGCGGCGATGGCCAGCAGCGCCACCGCGAGGATCACCAGCAGGGTGCGGCCGATCTCCTGGCTTATCACCGACCGCGGCTCCTGGACCACCACGGACTCGCCGTGCACCCCGTCCCGCCGGGCCTGGACGACCTGGCCGGACGGGGGCGTGCCCAGGGTGATCGGCGGCTGCCCGGGGACCCGCACCACGGCGTACCGGCGGGAGTCGATCTGCCGGGTCAGCGCGGGCGGGGAGACCTTCTCGCCGGCCGCGATGCGGTTCTCCACCACCCCGATGAGCTGGATGGCGTCGGACTGCACGGCGTCCTTGGCGCTGCTCTCGATGGTCCGGCTCTCCACGATCACCAGGGAGAGGCCGAAGACCGCGATCACCACGAGGACCACGGCCAGGGTGGAGTTGATCAGTCGGCGGCGCATCGGGGGCGGGCGGCGGCGCGGGCCGCGGTCAGTTCTTCTCGAAGCGGAAGCCGACGCCGCGCACGGTGGAGATGTACCGCGGGTTGGCGGCGTCGTCGCCGAGCTTCTTGCGCAGCCAGGAGATGTGCATGTCGAGCGTCTTGGTCGAGGACCACCAGGTGGTGTCCCACACCTCGCGCATCAGCTGGTCGCGGGTGACCACCCGGCCGGCGTCCCGCACCAGGACCCGCAGCAGGTCGAACTCCTTGGCGGTCAGCGACAGTTCGTCGTCGCCGATCCACGCCCGGTGCGACTCGACGTCGATGCGCACGCCCTGGGTGGCCGGC belongs to Streptantibioticus cattleyicolor NRRL 8057 = DSM 46488 and includes:
- the purE gene encoding 5-(carboxyamino)imidazole ribonucleotide mutase encodes the protein MGSDSDWPVMEAAAQALDEFEVSYEVDVVSAHRMPREMIAYGEQAAGRGLKAIIAGAGGAAHLPGMLASVTTLPVIGVPVPLKYLDGMDSLLSIVQMPAGVPVATVSVGGARNAGLLAVRMLAAFDPELAERMGHFQEDLNHQATEKGRRLRTKVEGGKNFGFAK
- a CDS encoding ATP-binding protein, with protein sequence MRRRLINSTLAVVLVVIAVFGLSLVIVESRTIESSAKDAVQSDAIQLIGVVENRIAAGEKVSPPALTRQIDSRRYAVVRVPGQPPITLGTPPSGQVVQARRDGVHGESVVVQEPRSVISQEIGRTLLVILAVALLAIAAAVVLAIGQARRLVAPLTDLAETAERLGSGDPRPRHKRYGVPELDRVADVLDASAERIARMLTAERRLAADASHQLRTPLTALSMRLEEIIATDDHDTVKEEATIALGQVERLTDVVQRLLTNSRDPRTGSAVAFDLDEVIKQQLEEWRPAYRGEGRGISRSGTPGLRAVGTPGAVAQVLATLIENALMHGAGAVGIHTRVTGNQVVVEVTDEGQGVPADLGSRVFERTVSGRNSTGLGLAVARDLAEADGGRLELLQGRPPVFALFLAREGAPGAATRPAEDDQGPSPIR
- a CDS encoding dipeptidase — protein: MSGDLTARARELLAAHPVVDGHNDLPWALREQVRYDLDRLDIAADRTGVLHTDLPRLRAGGVGAQFWSVYVRSDLAGDDAVSATLEQIDCVLRLAERHPADLRPAFTADEVEAARAEGRIASLMGAEGGHSINCSLATLRALYALGVRYLTLTHNDNVPWADSATDEPAAGGLTRFGEEVVREMNRLGMLVDLSHVSADTMRDALRVSEAPVIFSHSSARAVCDHVRNVPDDVLAALPANGGVAMATFVPKFILPEAIAWTRAADDNMRAHGFHPLDTTPEAMAVQRAFEAANPRPVATAATVADHLDHMREVAGVDHIGVGGDYDGTAFTPADLADVSGYPNLVAELLRRGWSETDLAKLTWHNPLRVLREAESVAVRLRSVRGPSTATIDQLDG
- a CDS encoding 5-(carboxyamino)imidazole ribonucleotide synthase — its product is MEPGNGRYPGRVTFPVVGMVGGGQLARMTHEAGIPLGIRFRLLSDTPQDSAAQVVNDVVVGDYRDLDTLRAFARGCDVLTFDHEHVPTEHLRALQAEGVTVRPGPDALMHAQDKGLMRARLAAIGVPCPRNRIVADPADVAAFAAEGAAEGTDGFPVVLKTVRGGYDGKGVWVVRDVTEAAEPFKAGVPVLAEEKVDFARELAANVVRSPHGQAVAYPVVESVQVDGVCDTVIAPAPGLSGELSAAAQRLALTIAKDLGVVGHLAVELFETRDGRILVNELAMRPHNSGHWTQDGAVTSQFANHLRAVLDLPLGDPRPRARWTVMCNVLGGDFPDMYFAYLHCMARDPGLKIHMYGKDVKPGRKVGHVNTWGDDLADVRERARHAADYLRGTIQE
- a CDS encoding GtrA family protein, translated to MSRLSALNARLRFLYREIAKFGIVGIAGIGVNLVVFNLLRNVTNLQTVRSSVVATAVAIAFNYVGFRYFTYRDRDRGGRGKEMGLFTFFSVIGLVIENGILYGATYGMGWDGPLANNFFKFAGIGVATLFRFWSYRTWVFRSLPAQAVEQAEAILSDAERQQRVNIARSAE